From Osmerus mordax isolate fOsmMor3 chromosome 7, fOsmMor3.pri, whole genome shotgun sequence:
ACGTTGATGTCAAATTATGAGATGGAAATAAATATGAGGGAACCTACAATTTCTATTTCTGGGAAGATTGTTAAGTTTATTGCGGGCCGCCCCATCTGTGCGTAGTGTCCAAGCGTGCTACTATCCACTCCCAAATTAACATGAACACTGCTGAtacagctctgcagctaactagctagcctactatcGGAACACAGCAAGCTAACAATTGTTTTCTGACATCTTAGAACGTCAAAGCTGGAGTCGCCAGAAGATTGCCTGTGGCGACAGCTACGCTCTAATCCTCAACCACCATCCATTCATTTCTATTGTCCATATTTCACCACAAAAGTTCTTCGACAAATTAACAATTTTGCTTTTTTTGTGCCCCCACCCTAGGCCATAAACTATTTGGCTTTATAGTTGAGCTGTAAAGTTAACCAATCAGCCAAGTGAAAGGCTCAACTGGGGAAGACAAGCGACAGTGCAGAAGAAACCTCAAATTAGCAATTTTATCTACGGAAAATACCACCTAGGGATCGTAATACCCTTCGTAATAAAGTTAGAACTCGAAATGAGGAATCGAAATGTGCGTTTCTTATAGAATCCACGGTTTTTGGACAGTTCTAatggaaccggttctcgatacccaccCTTAATGGACGCACATGTAGCCTACAGGTGCTATTATAGTGTGTAAGTCTGAGCGGCAGGAAAAGCCCAAGCTAATCGCAGCAGTAAGCTTACACACCCAACCAATGAGCTAATGACCTGTTTATGGCGTCCGTGGCCCTGACATTTAACAGGTTGTTGCAATTTGTCAGCCTCTCAGCCTAACTCACACATCGACTCCAAAACATGCTCATAAAACAAATCATAATTTGGGCTAACGAGCACTATCATCgtgttgggtttgtgtgtgtgtgtttgcatgtctgtgtgttcctgtcagtGTGAGGTGAAAGTCAGTGAGACGAGAATATAAACAACATAAAATGACATACAGTGGCACAAAAATAATGAAAGCCACACAATGAGACAGCTAGCTCACAAATAAACGCATCTTGTTCAACTCATTCCTCTTAATGTCTTGGTTTGTAAAATAACAATTACAATGCCCTGAAGTTTCAGATTAAATTAGCATCTACAGTGAAATAAAAAGAGGTATGCTTTTATGACTGCAGTGTAATAGCAATAATTATATCTACTGGAAATGCCCATGTGATAATAAGCAATATACTCCCCAGCCATTTAAACATGCACAACATTTAGTTCATAGCTGGAGGATGCATTTGTAAAAAACATTTTGTTCTTCAGGGCCAACATCGGAAATTCTTAATGACACTTGTTTTAAAAGTTTGTCCAGCgttgacattacattaactaccatgtaactacatagcaatacctaCAGTAAAAACCTTGTAGATACATAAACATTGTTAATTAAGTGTTAGCTGTATAGGTTATTACAAAAGTGTAGGAAAGCACAATATATAGGAGAGATTtaaggggtaagtggatgttgttAAGGGGCAGTTGAACTTTTTCATCCACACACTCCCTGACGGATTCTCAGGCCCTCTGACTGTCTTCCGTCGAGTGCTTCTGTCCCCCATGGGTGGTAGATCATCAGCTACAAAACCCTGGAACTCACTACTACAACACTTTTGTGCCCGCAACAGCCTTTCTCCCTACAAATCTCAACACAAAATACACTTCTTCATCCAACACTGTTTCTCTCGTCCCCACCTACTACTATACACTATTTCTTCGCTGACGTGTTGTGTTTAccttgtgaatgtaaatgtctaggCAGTCTCAATGTCTGGTTATTTATGTAtgcacttttacatttacatttcatttttcttttcttattcTGCAAAGCATCCTTAGGTGTGAGAAAGGTGCTCGGGTTATTATTGATTGAAGGTTGTGTTAACAAAACAATCAATGTCAGCATCCACTTCCCCCTGTCATCCCAACCTCCCACATACCAAGTTTCACTTAATTGCAAGTTAATAATTTTTACTGCTAAAACATAAAAGTGTAACTACACAGCAGTTCCaatgtaactacaatgttgttactaAAGGTATTGCTCTGTAGTTACAttttagttaatgtaacctaatAGTAAAATGTTGCTAATGTTTGTAAGAGAGACGCGTGAAGACATATCGAGGTTGTTCTTCTTATTCCTTTACTTAACCCTCTCTTCTACACCCACCCTCAAACTCCATTGCAaaactgtctctcctcttcacctccctacTTGCACTCTCTGCATCTCTTACCTTCCCCCTTATATTCTCTCTCTTAtgtcccacccccacctcacacTCAGGAGTACCCTAAGAGAGCCTCCCACAGGTAGCCTGGAAAGGCCAGATAGTATCAAAGCCATTACTGGGAAGGAACAAGACATCTTCAATGTCAGTACTTCTCAGATGAATAGTGTTTGTTAAAGACAGtgattacaatttttttttctttgagatGGTTTCCTTAAGAAGTAACCCGGTAACCCTAACCTACAGTATGTCGTTATTCTCGGTTGTGAAATTCAACCATATACAACAGACCAACCATACACGGACAGAAACAAAATTTGCTCTTACCCAAGCGTCGTCATAGTAACAATGGTGTACCAGAAGGATGCTGGGATGCTGGTGAACTTGCTTGAGCTGGAGCCCTTCTCAGCATAGAACATGACTGTGGCGAAGATGATGATGGCCATggtgagggagaagagcaggaagCCCAGCTCTGAAGCACAACTCTTCAGCGTGTAACCCAGGATACGAAGGCCCTGCGAGTGGCGGGAGAATTTGAAAATGCGGAACACACGAAAGACCCGCAGGGTGACAAAAGCACCACTCACATCCTCGTTGTCTGTCATCACCAAACCAATATAGTAGGGCAAGATGGCCACCACATCAATGATACTCATCACAGAGTGCATGAACCGGTAGCGACTGGGTGCAGCAAAAAGACGCATCAGATACTCCACGGTGAAGATCATGACACAGGCTGTGTCCATGCAGAAGAATGCCACAGTATAGCTCTCGCCACATGTTACGTCCTTCTGATTGGGGGAGGCACCACAGGGGACGGTCTCCACCACGTTGGTGATGACAGAGATGGCGATGAAGAAACCGGTGACATAGTAGAAAACCAAGGCCATGGTGGATGTGTGGGGGTTCTCAAAGACTCGCCACATAGTCTCCCGAATGGTCATATTGGGTAGCTTGCTGTCCTTGTTATCCTCCTGGTCATCCTGCAGACGTTCAGCATTCTCCCGCTTCCTATCCTTGTATTCTTCATAGCAACAGTCACCAATGATCTCCGGTATAATACCGAAGAAAGCCAGCTCTTCGTCATAGGAGGTGATGCACTCCGAGCGTGGGTAGTGCAATTTGCCGGTACGGTAAAAATTGAGGACGCTGCGGAAAACCTCGGCATCACGATCAAAGAAGTACTCTTTTGTCTCCTCATTGTAGAAGAACTCCTTCTCAGAGCTGCCCAGCAGGGTGTCTGGGTAGCGGTCCAAGGTGTTCCTCCACGTTTGGTACCGGCGCCCGCTCACATTTAGAATGATGAGCTCATCCTGGTGCTTATTTTTTTCAGTGGGAGCCATAGGCATGGGCATGTTAGCCACGGTCATCCAGCCAATGGCGGATGCCCGGGCGAAAGGAAGCCATGCCGCCACACCTGCCGCCATagtggtgagagaaagagactggcACCTTCACgaccagcttggcctcagctcATTCACCATCTGGAtggagagggatagaaggaAGGCGAGTAGAACAGAAACGTGAGAGGTAAGAGGAGAGACTAAAGTATTAAGAATTGTGGGAAATGGATGAGAAAACAGTGCAGCACAGCGAGATGGAAAATGTGGAGTAAAGCAGGAAAGGTGAATGCAGAAATTAGTGTTACAAAGCATCATTAAAACATGAAAGCAGTAGTAAGTTTTATGAAAAATATACTTAAGCCATGACATAATTTGAATAATATAACCTATGAGAAGGTAGAAAAGAGATATTAGTGCATCGAACATTTCCTACTGTGAACATACATGGACATCAATACACAATTTCAGGTAATTGAGAGTTAGTTGAAGATCATGGATATGTTAATTTGATCAATTTGATCACAGGGTTATTGACGTTTCCTTTAACAATAATTTCCCACATAATCACTTGCAAAAGGCTATAGGAACTCAAAAAAGCCAAATTACGAATCCCCATTTAGTACAAAGGTTGCTTGACCTACTCGACCATACTGCAGGTTACTATCATTGACATTTCCTTGTCTTAATTTGTCTTGTGCTGTCAGGTTTTGGCTATGTAATTTTTTGCCCAATTTCGGAAAGTCAGATTTTAGCAGCTTCAACCTACAATGCAGCCATCAAGCGGTTCAGTACCTGTTGAGTCAGAATTACGAAAACCAATCTAGGCTAATGCTAGGTTTTGATCCAAGTATAGTTTACCTTGTTGAATGGTGCCATCAATTGAACGTTAGGTGTGTACTTGTTTTGCACAACTGGTGTAACAACATTGAACAGACATTAAATGCTTTTTGTCAGTTGCCCAACTTACTCTTTCAAATGCTCACATCTAAAGAAGAAATGTTCTTTCTCAGCAGATTAGATGTTCCGCTGTAGGTTAGGATTTTCTGGTGACAATAACATACCTAAAAAATCCAGAGGTAAAGTTGTTTAAATGGGCCGACAAAATCCACGACCTGGGGTGTGTGAAGGTAACTGAAAATAAATAGGCTACCACACAGAGCGACGTTTTACTTCACGCACATCCTGTGAAAAAGGAAATAATTCTGCTGTAAAATAAGGTCCATTCGCTTCGGTAGGCTACTTCGAATCGTATTTTACGAACTCGCATAAGGGCTCCTTCCCTATATCAGATGGGAAAACACGAATCTCTTTCTATTCCTAGTTGCTTGATTGATGGTTGTTCTCGCGTTTGTCGGCATGTTTCGTGGCACGGTTGATCTGGAAAGAGAATCCGACGCACGGTTATACATGAACACAGTTTGGCTCAATACGGCTGTGTTTGCTGAGGAACACTGGACTCAGCTTCACAGCTTAAACAGGGTTTTATTTTAACTTTAAACTTAAATTACAAAAACGTATCAAAATAGTTTATTGAGAAAACACTCGTTGGCACATCTaaagggctctcaagtgtcacgcattgagcgtgacagtcacttACTTCGGTGTTTTAATGTGACAACTAATTCTAAACTTgtgtgacacaaacaatgacaacttgactgctgttagacaatgtttcccagataatgctcagaacaagtagtctATGCCATATGGACTAGgtcatattttcgttatcacacggtgactgacatattgtcacattataaacatctctcTCCAATTAGTCTTAATAATGTTATTAgcactaaataaatgtaagttTATTGCATAGTCGatataggtcacttttaaaatcatataattatatcctggccatggatgcattaatcattgctgtATTTCAAATATGTCAGTTAAAAAGCCATTATTTTTTATGAGAGAATATAGAGATAGAGAATATATAgagaatgtcactcttgcctatcttcaaaacttgagaggcCTGCATCTCAAAATGGTTAACATTGTGAAATCTCTGAGCATAAATTAAGTAATTTTAAGTAAAGCAGGTATAGCAAAGTAATCAAACAGCTAGTGAGTGAAGAGAGAGTCATGTCATTAAAATATGTCAGACACATGGGGTACATCATCTGGTCCTGCCTTTCCATGTTTATATTGAAAGTCTGACTGCATTTGTTTCAGTGGCACCTGCAGTGTCTGAACAcctaagaaaaagaaaaaacatcagTGGAACAGTTCTTGGCGCCATAATTTTCAAAGATGATGTGAACCAGCACCAGGCTCTCATGCTAACCTATTGCTGACCTATTCCTGTAAGCACCCCATGAAAAGTCCTTTGCAAGCCATGAACCATACCACCAATCTCTTACTGGATGGAAATTAACATCCACTAACTTGGGAACTATCTAAAAAGTATTGCCTATTCTGTATCCACAAACTTCTG
This genomic window contains:
- the kcnd3 gene encoding potassium voltage-gated channel subfamily D member 3, whose amino-acid sequence is MAAGVAAWLPFARASAIGWMTVANMPMPMAPTEKNKHQDELIILNVSGRRYQTWRNTLDRYPDTLLGSSEKEFFYNEETKEYFFDRDAEVFRSVLNFYRTGKLHYPRSECITSYDEELAFFGIIPEIIGDCCYEEYKDRKRENAERLQDDQEDNKDSKLPNMTIRETMWRVFENPHTSTMALVFYYVTGFFIAISVITNVVETVPCGASPNQKDVTCGESYTVAFFCMDTACVMIFTVEYLMRLFAAPSRYRFMHSVMSIIDVVAILPYYIGLVMTDNEDVSGAFVTLRVFRVFRIFKFSRHSQGLRILGYTLKSCASELGFLLFSLTMAIIIFATVMFYAEKGSSSSKFTSIPASFWYTIVTMTTLGYGDMVPKTIAGKIFGSICSLSGVLVIALPVPVIVSNFSRIYHQNQRADKRLAQKLQKARLARIRILKTGSSDAFLHSKRNGLFSETLELTQIPYKMNISDQSSIEADQQLSKSRSLLESQHHHLLHCLEKTTNHEFANEQCYQQSYLEGALDSYPPRSFSLSSQEGVTGTCCSRCNKSHAPLSNASIPAGVLLHPRTQPHSLQGLSTIHIQPLSTSRSSLNTHVDEPARLNFQGGHITTAIISIPTPPTTTPDGDAHLPPVPTPQNIVLHTVQVSAL